The Gracilibacillus caseinilyticus genome segment CTTTGCTAAGCAGATAAAATATATCAAAATGACCATTTTGCAATACAGCCATAGTTAACATAATCCATATTATAGGCAGTTGTATATTATTTATGTCAATTAGGACCGGGCGGGTTATGCCCGGTTTTTTTAACTTCTATTTATCTAGCAGTCTATTGCAGGATTTCTTCCACTTTTGCTAGTGCTTCCTGTGATAGTTCGATACCAGACGCTTGAACATTTTCTTCAATTTGTTCTGGTCTGCTAGCGCCAATTAATGCACTGGATACGTTGTTTTGGCGAAGAATCCATGCAATCGCTAATTGAGCCAGTGATAGATTTTCATTGGCTGCCACATTTTTTAATGCTTCTGCACGTTCTAGGTTATTATCTGTCAGCTTACGGGATAGATTTATATTGTCCTGCGCAGCTCGACTATCCGAAGGGATGGACTCTCCTTTTTTATATTTTCCGGTTAAGATACCTTGTGCAAGAGGAGAGAAGACGACTTGGCCGATACCGTGTTTTTCGCTTACAGGAATAATTTCTTGCTCAATATTGCGGTGGAACATACTGTAATTTGGCTGGTTCACCACAATGCGATCCAGAAGCTTCCTATCAGCTAAATGGATGGCTTCCGTCATTTGCTCAGCAGTCCATTCACTGACTCCAATATACAGTACCTTTCCTTGGCGTATCAAATCATCCAATGCTCGTAATGTTTCTTCAAGCGGTGTGACTGGATGATAACGATGGCAATAGTAAAGGTCGACATAATCTAGTCCTAATCGCCCAAGACTGGCATCACATTGTTCCATAATATGTTTGCGTGACAGACCTTGATCATTAGGACCATTTCCCATTTTTCCAAACACTTTAGTTGCAAGTACATATGAACTACGCGGGTATTTACGCAATGCTTTACCTACGACTTTTTCTGCTTCTCCTCGCATGTAAACATTCGCTGTATCAAAGAAATTAATGCCAAGTTCGTATGCTTTATCGATAGATGCTTTTGCATTCTGTTCTGCTACATAGCCTCCATATGTAAGCCAGCTGCCTAAACTTATTTCACTTACCTTCAGTCCAGTATTGCCTAAATGTCGATATTGCATGGAAATACCTCCTAATATTAAGCGTTTACATAATTATAAAATATAGTTGATTAAGTTGCGAATAATCTGATCCTTTACCTGGAACTTATTTTAGTGAAATAAATGAATGAACCCTGTAATTGCCAATTATTTATGATATATTTAGCTTGAATAGAAAATGATGACGGAGGTTTTTCGGTGGGGTTTTGGATTTGGTTTCTGCTCTGGGTACTAACTTGGTCAGGTGCGATTTGGCTGGAGTGGTGGCACGGATCGGTCACTATCACGTATTTGTTACTTATGATGGCATTATTTTTTGCTGTTTTTTTCTTCACCTCCATGACAAAAAAAGTCTTCAAACTTCTGTGGTTTTTCCTGATTATTATTGTTTCAGTCGCGTTTATATGGCCGGTTAATGCTGTTGTTAATCCTTTTGTGTTACTAATGCTCTGTTTTATTCTAGCCATTATGATAAGGCAAGTAGAAGGATGGTCATTATACGTGTTAGTTGCTGCATGGCTACTGGCGTTATTTGGTCTGCATATTCATTATATTTCTACGTCTATTATTCTATTTTTTTTGTTATTGAGTACGTCATTATTCCTTTTTGTTTACTATTACAAACAAAATTTAGTGGATCAGCACGACATAGCCTTACGTTATCAAGCCTTGCTGCAAACGTATCGACAAATGAAGCGTGACTCTGTTGCGAAAGAACAATGGACTCGTCAGCAGGAAAGAGTCTTTATTGGCAGAGAGATTCATGATCGTGTCGGTCACACCCTTACAAATCTGTTAATGCAAATTGAAATTTTACGTTTACAAAATGACAACAAGGATTTAGAGCAACTAAAACAACTAGCTCAAGAAAGCTTATCTGAAACAAGAAAAGCAGTAAAGGCATTGCAAGATGATAATGAGACCGGCTTAGCAGCTATTCTTCACCTTATTCGGAAATTAGAGGCGGAGCAATACATTTCAATACAATTCTCCATGAAACAGAACGTTCTTTCTGTTGTATTAAATCCGGATCAGGCAGTTGTATTATACCGGGCTATTCAGGAAGCTTTAACAAATGTGATGCGACATAGTGCTGATAAAGAAGCGATAATTGTATTGGAAGTGCCTGGTATGTCCATTTTTAGGTTTGAGGTGATTAATCCATTAGAACAGCAGACG includes the following:
- a CDS encoding aldo/keto reductase family protein, which produces MQYRHLGNTGLKVSEISLGSWLTYGGYVAEQNAKASIDKAYELGINFFDTANVYMRGEAEKVVGKALRKYPRSSYVLATKVFGKMGNGPNDQGLSRKHIMEQCDASLGRLGLDYVDLYYCHRYHPVTPLEETLRALDDLIRQGKVLYIGVSEWTAEQMTEAIHLADRKLLDRIVVNQPNYSMFHRNIEQEIIPVSEKHGIGQVVFSPLAQGILTGKYKKGESIPSDSRAAQDNINLSRKLTDNNLERAEALKNVAANENLSLAQLAIAWILRQNNVSSALIGASRPEQIEENVQASGIELSQEALAKVEEILQ
- a CDS encoding sensor histidine kinase, with amino-acid sequence MGFWIWFLLWVLTWSGAIWLEWWHGSVTITYLLLMMALFFAVFFFTSMTKKVFKLLWFFLIIIVSVAFIWPVNAVVNPFVLLMLCFILAIMIRQVEGWSLYVLVAAWLLALFGLHIHYISTSIILFFLLLSTSLFLFVYYYKQNLVDQHDIALRYQALLQTYRQMKRDSVAKEQWTRQQERVFIGREIHDRVGHTLTNLLMQIEILRLQNDNKDLEQLKQLAQESLSETRKAVKALQDDNETGLAAILHLIRKLEAEQYISIQFSMKQNVLSVVLNPDQAVVLYRAIQEALTNVMRHSADKEAIIVLEVPGMSIFRFEVINPLEQQTEVKEGFGLKSMRERLAQINGSLEIQQYDQQFIVRGQFLLEEVTR